GTCATCACCCATGCCCAATAATACGAGGTCAAATGAAATTTCCTTCTCACTGAATAGTGACTTCAGGATAGTTTCATATTCAGCAGCGCTTTCTTCAGGTTGCAGATCAGTGCGGAGGTAATGGATTTGTGAAGAAGGAATTGCAACATGATTAAGAAGCGCGTCTTGCGCCATCCTTCCGTTGTTCCGTTTATCGTCGAATGGAACATATCTTTCATCGCCAAAAAAAATATGCAGTTGAGACCAGGCTATTTTTTCCCGGTAGGGAGATTGTGCCAGCAATTCATACAATTGTCTGGGAGTGTTGCCACCTGATAAAACAAGGTTAAAATGATCACGTGATCGCAGCACATCCGCAATGCATTCAATAATCCATTCTGCTAAATTTTTACACAGTTGAACGGGATCTTTCCCGATATGTATTTGTACGGATGAGCGGGGATTCATTTCATCAGTCCTCATTTGATGGCAGTGTGACCCAATTGCGGCCATCCCGTGCTATCAATGCTTCCGCATCTTCAGGGCCCCAAGAACCTGGTTTATAGTTAGGAAAATCAACTGTCGATCTTTCTTCCCACACGTCTAAAATGGGTTGTATCACCTTCCAGGCAGCTTCCACCTGGTCAGATCGCATAAATAACGTGGCATCACCTTGCATTACATCCAATAGCAGTGTTTCATATGCTTCCGGTTCATTGCCAGCATACGCATCATGATAATTGAACACCATATCCACCGGATCAAGAATCATGGATTGACCCGGCCTTTTAGACTGGAAGCGGATGCGGATATCCATCTCCGGTTGAATACTGATGGTGACACGATTGGGCCGCATAGTGTCGGCGGCTTCGGGTGGAAATGCAAAATGCGGAGTGGGTCTAAATTGTAAAGTGATAATGGTGGTTTTACGTTGCAGGTATTTTCCGGTCCGCACATAAAATGGTACGCCTTCCCATCTCCAGTTGTCTACATAAAATTTTACAGCAGCAAAAGTTTCCGTATTTGATTTAGGCGCGACTTCCTTTTCTCTTCTGTAAGCTGCTGCCTTTTTCCCATCTAAAGTACCACTTGCATATTGTCCGCGCGCCGCCATTTCATGCACCATATCATTAGAGATTCTCCGGATCGCATTCAGCACATCCACTTTTTTATTTCTTATCTCGTTGGCATCAAACGCAACAGGAGCTTCCATGGCCACCATGCAGATCAATTGCAACATGTGGTTCTGCACCATGTCACGCAAAGCACCTGAATGATCGTAGTAAGCACCGCGGCCTTCAACGCCAACGGCTTCTGCTGCAGTGATCTGAACATGATCAATATAATACCTGTTCCAGATGGGGTCAAACAATGTATTGGCAAATCGCATGGCAAGAATATTCTGCACGGTTTCTTTTCCAAGAAAATGATCAATGCGAAAGATCTGTTCTTCCTCCAGTATTCCAAGCAGCAGTTGATTTAATGCCTGTGCGCTTTGTAAATCATGACCAAAAGGTTTTTCCACCACCACCCGCGTAAATTTTGCATCATCACACAGCTTTAATTTTGTGAGGTGGGTTACAATGGTGGAGACTAATTGCGGAGCTACTGCCATGTAATAAACCACAACAGGTTTTGTCTTCCACTCCTTTTCATACTTTTCAATAATAGCTGATATTTTTGAATATGATTTACTATCCGTCACATCCATTTGCAGGTAAGAAATGTGTTGTGCGCATTCCTTCCATTTTTTACTGATTTCCTTTTTCCTGCGGGAAAATTTCTTCACACCATCCAGCAGTCTTTGGCGATACGCAACCTCTTTGAAAGGTGCACGGGCAAGTCCTACAATCGCAAACTGCTCGGGCATCATTTCATCCAAAAACAAATTGTAAAGTGCAGGAGAAAGCTTGCGGTAATTGAGGTCACCACTTCCGCCAAATATGAATAGGATGGTGGGTTTTGGACGATTTATTAGTTGCATGGTTATTTTAAACTTGTGAATTCCATTGAGTGTGAAAGGTGCCGTTGTTATCTGTTCGTTGATAGGTATGCGCTCCAAAATAATCACGCTGCGCCTGTATGAGGTTTGT
The genomic region above belongs to Chitinophagaceae bacterium and contains:
- the pgl gene encoding 6-phosphogluconolactonase — protein: MNPRSSVQIHIGKDPVQLCKNLAEWIIECIADVLRSRDHFNLVLSGGNTPRQLYELLAQSPYREKIAWSQLHIFFGDERYVPFDDKRNNGRMAQDALLNHVAIPSSQIHYLRTDLQPEESAAEYETILKSLFSEKEISFDLVLLGMGDDGHTLSLFPGYEIIFEKERWVKSVYNIEQKEQRITLTAPIVNKSASIAFLVTGIQKSTTIKSVIQGNNDPEKFPCQIIKPITGSLHWFIDEAAASLIS
- the zwf gene encoding glucose-6-phosphate dehydrogenase: MQLINRPKPTILFIFGGSGDLNYRKLSPALYNLFLDEMMPEQFAIVGLARAPFKEVAYRQRLLDGVKKFSRRKKEISKKWKECAQHISYLQMDVTDSKSYSKISAIIEKYEKEWKTKPVVVYYMAVAPQLVSTIVTHLTKLKLCDDAKFTRVVVEKPFGHDLQSAQALNQLLLGILEEEQIFRIDHFLGKETVQNILAMRFANTLFDPIWNRYYIDHVQITAAEAVGVEGRGAYYDHSGALRDMVQNHMLQLICMVAMEAPVAFDANEIRNKKVDVLNAIRRISNDMVHEMAARGQYASGTLDGKKAAAYRREKEVAPKSNTETFAAVKFYVDNWRWEGVPFYVRTGKYLQRKTTIITLQFRPTPHFAFPPEAADTMRPNRVTISIQPEMDIRIRFQSKRPGQSMILDPVDMVFNYHDAYAGNEPEAYETLLLDVMQGDATLFMRSDQVEAAWKVIQPILDVWEERSTVDFPNYKPGSWGPEDAEALIARDGRNWVTLPSNED